The following proteins are co-located in the Camelina sativa cultivar DH55 chromosome 12, Cs, whole genome shotgun sequence genome:
- the LOC104733755 gene encoding uncharacterized protein LOC104733755, with the protein MHWEWKNCPTAWKGQYTRGSGKPTIVLEAVASQDLWIWRAFFGAPAPKVKYIVNGRQYNLAYYLTDGIYPDWATFIQSSQIPQDPKASLFATYQEAVRKDVKHAFGVLQARFAIVKNPALMLNKVKIGNIMRACIILHNMIVEGERDGYTQYDMASFAKDDSNRTSQVDCAYSTDIPSNLANMMGNVMTIRNESGELRPGEFSRLGIPPTGTSSWLSRRQSPGPHGRVPHSIYLSIHSLYNMAGMEWTAT; encoded by the exons ATGCactgggagtggaagaattgcccgactgcatggaaaggtcaatatACCCGTGGATCTGGAaagccaacaattgttttagagGCTGTAGCTTCACAAGACCTCTGGATATGGCGtgcattttttggagctccag CTCCCAAAGTGAAATATATTGTCAACGGACGACAATATAATCTAGCTTACTATCTCACTGATGGTATTTATCCTGACTGggctacttttatccaatcaAGTCAAATTCCACAAGATCCGAAAGCATCCTTATTTGCTACATACCAAGAAGCTGTGCGTAAAGATGTCAAGCAtgcttttggagtcttgcaagctcgatttgccATAGTAAAAAACCCAGCTCTTATGTTGAATAAGGTAAAAATTGGAAACataatgagagcatgtatcatattgcacAACATGATTGTAGAAGGCGAACGTGATGGGTATACTCAGTATGATATGGCTTCATTTGCAAAAGACGACTCAAACAGAACTTCACAAGTTGATTGTGCGTATTCTACAGATATCCCTTCAAATCTCGCCAATATGATGGGAAATGTGATGACCATTCGAAATGAA AGTGGAGAGCTACGGCCAGGGGAGTTTTCAAGACTTGGTATACCACCGACTGGAACCAGCTCCTGGTTATCTCGCAGACAATCACCTGGACCGCATGGGAGGGTTCCTCACTCGATATACCTTTCAATTCACAGTCTATACAATATGGCGGGAATGGAATGGACGGCGACATGA